In Scophthalmus maximus strain ysfricsl-2021 chromosome 16, ASM2237912v1, whole genome shotgun sequence, the following proteins share a genomic window:
- the LOC118287402 gene encoding nucleoside diphosphate kinase A2 → MAELKERTFLAIKPDGVQRGIIGDIIKRFETKGFKLVGMKMVHASKDLLNQHYVDLKDKPFFPTLINYMSSGPVVAMVWEGKGVVKTGRVMLGETNPAESKPGTIRGDFCIDVSKNIIHGSDSVDSANKEISLWFKDDELVSYSSCAFDWLY, encoded by the exons ATGGCTGAGCTTAAGGAGCGCACCTTCCTGGCCATCAAACCCGATGGTGTGCAGCGGGGCATCATTGGCGACATCATCAAGAGGTTCGAGACAAAGGGCTTCAAACTTGTGGGCATGAAGATGGTTCAT GCCTCCAAGGACCTCCTGAATCAGCACTACGTGGACCTGAAGGACAAACCTTTCTTTCCTACCCTCATCAACTACATGAGCTCTGGACcagtggttgccatg GTGTGGGAAGGCAAAGGTGTGGTGAAGACGGGCCGGGTGATGCTGGGCGAGACCAACCCTGCGGAGTCCAAGCCCGGAACCATCAGAGGAGACTTCTGCATCGACGTCAGCAA gaACATTATTCATGGCAGTGACTCGGTGGACAGTGCCAACAAGGAGATCTCCCTGTGGTTCAAAGATGACGAGCTGGTCAGCTACTCCAGCTGTGCCTTTGACTGGCTCTACTAG